In Armatimonadota bacterium, the DNA window TACCAGGAAGTCCTGCGTGTCCGATGCAGCACTGAAAAAGCCGAGACTGGTCAACTCCACGATTCATCCGCCGACCGGCTGGGCGGTGAGGGGGCCGATTCCCACAAGCTTCCCATCGCTGTAGGCGGCGAGGATCCGCAGGCGCCTTCCTCCTCCGAAGTGCTTCCAGGCGGCAAAGGCCCACTCCCATGTCTGGAAGATGCTGCCTTCCGCTTCCACCACGAGGCGGTCCCATGATTCCCGCAGCAGCTCGAAACCGGCAAGGTCGCCCATCTCTTCGACGGCGATTTCTGAAAGCGCGGGGCCGAGGGCGGAAACAGCGGTAGTCATACGCCCAGGGTTCGACAGCCCGACTCTCAATGCCTTTTCTGCCCAGGGATAAGGACCACTCTTCCTTAATCCTTAATCCTTTACGTGACGCTTCGCCCTGCGGGACGAAGCACTCCCAGGGCCCGCATCCGGGCCTCGGCCTCTTCTGAGTAGTCCCGAAAGTCGGCCTGATCCTGCGCCCACGCAATGTACTCATCGACTACGCGCTCGAGAGGCACCAGGGGCTCCCAGCCCAGCGCTCTGAGCTTGCCAACGTCGGAAAAGATGTGGCGCGTATCTCCGAACCGGTACAGGCCCGGAACATGAGGGCTAAGCTCCACACGGGCCCGTTGCGAGACCAGCCGTGCGTATTCGAGAACAGAGATCCTGCGATCACCGCCCACATTAAGTACCTGGAAGTCAGCCCGAGGGTCTTCCAAAACATGGATGTTCGCCCGTGCCACATCCTGGACAGCGACATAGTCCCGGAGCTGCTGGCCGTCCTCGTAGCATACCGGCGGACGGCCGTGAAGGAGTCGCTGGACGAAGACGCGGAGCGCTCCGGAGTACGCATTTCTGAAGGCCTGGCGGGGACCCTGGACGATGGAATAGCGCATGCAGACCGTGGGGATGTTGTAGCGCCGCCCCAGGTTGAGGGCGACCATCTCCTGCGTGTACTTGCTTATTGCGTACTGATTGTGGGGATTCACTACCGCCTCATCCGTCCACTGCGGCTCCATGGGCGCCCCACACTGCGGGCAATGCACCTCCCAATCGCCTCTTCGCAGCTGTTCCTCTGCTCGTGGGGGCGGGAAGTATACACCATGAGTGTCCCCTGCAGCTCCACCTGAGACAGCGGCCTTGCAGCGGTACTTTCCTTCTCCGTAAACTGCCTGGGAGGACGCCACGACAACCTTCCGAACAGGAAGACGTCGCTCGACAATGAGCTCATAGAGGAGGGCAGTCGAAACAGTATTGGTGTGAAAGAAACGCGAGAAGTCTGGCAGGTAGTCCTGGTAAGCCGCCAGGTGAAACACCGCCTCAACGCCGTCGAGGGCGCGTTCCCAGTCCGCCCTGTTCCTCACATCACCCTGGACGAAGTCCACCTCCCCCACAGGCACGTACTCGGGGAGGTGCCCCGGTGTGTGCACCGGCGGGAGGAGCGCGTCCAGGATGCGGACAGAATAGCCGCGCTGGAGCAGCAGGTCGACTGTGTGGGACCCAATGAATCCTGCACCGCCGGTAACCAGTACCTTCATCCCCAAACAGAATCTTAGTAGTTCTTCCCGGTGATCAGATAGAGGATTCCTCCGGCAAGGATCCTCAGGTCCAGCCAGAGGGACCAGTTGTCAATGTACTCGAGGTCCAGGCGGACCCACTCCTCGAAGTCTCGGGGCTGCCCGCGTAGGTGCCAGAGGCAGATCATCCCGGGCTTCGTGCTCAGCTTGCGACGGTGCCGCTCCTCAAATTGTTCCCATTCATAGGTGAGTACGGGGCGTGGGCCCACCAGGCTCATGTCTCCCTTGACCACGCTCCACAGTTGGGGCAGCTCGTCCAGGCTGTACTTGCGCAGGAACCGTCCCAGAGGCGTCACCCGCGGATCATCTCTCATCTTGAAGACAGGTCCAGTAGCCTCGTTTCGGTCCATGAGGTGCCGCTTCATTTCATCAGCACCCACGACCATGGTCCGGAACTTGTACGCCCGCAGGGGCCGGCCTCCCTGGCCGACGACCGGCCAGCGGTACAATGCAGGACCGGGTGAAGTGAGCTTGATTGCCAGAGCAGCGAGTAGCAGAAACGGGGACGAAAGCAGGAGGAGTAGGGTGGCCACGAAGACATCGACCACACGCTTGCATGCCCTCTGCAGAGACAGATCCTTTTCCGCAGTCTTTTCCGCCTGCAGGTTAGGCCTTACATCGCTTGTCCTCATCGAATACCGGCTACAGATGCTCTCCGATCCGACCTCCCAGCGTCAATGCGACTAATAGGCATGCAGTAATGCCCGCAGTGCATAGGCAGGGCTCCTTCAATGCCGTCAGATCTATGCCACGATCACTCCAACCATCACGCTGACATTCAGACTGCTGGCCAGCAACTACATCGCTCCAACCGGAATAACGCCGTGGCGAGCGTAGCGACAACAGGGTCGCCCCAGCAAACTGTCGGCGGCACCATCGTTGCCACCAGCAAATATGCCGGGAGAAATCCACATGTCCCGGGGATACTGCGTCCGACAGAAAGTAGACGCCACGGGTCTTCCGTTCACGCCGCCTACTCACGTTCGCACTCAGGAGACTGTTCGTTGGAGTGACTTCCGTGGGACATTCCGACCTTCCTGGATAGCCCGCACGAACCGTTGAAGCTGAATGAGGTACAATATCAGCGTATGGTGGCCACGCCTCTCGCCCGTGACAGTACACCATGCAAGAAAAGGGAACAGGGTCGAGCGACGGAACCATGGTGTAGGTTCGCTAAGAGCATAGCGGACGATTTCGGCGGCAAACCGGCGGAAATGCTGCCGATGGCTAACTACTGCCCGCTTTCGCGAAAAAGGAATGTGCGCAAATCTAGGGAACGCTCGGCGGATTGCCTCAGTATGGAGCTGCCCATGAAGAAGAAGCTCAGCCGATATTGAGGTAACGAAATCAAAGAGATCGCGATCAACGTAGGGACTCAACACTCTCACCACACGATTGATCATGGCGTAAGGTACAAGCGCAACCGAACGTCGCGTGCGATTCCAAAACAGAAAAGAACCAACGGGGTTAGGGGCATCAGCATGCCGCTCCAATTCCTGGATCAGACGGCGAGTTGCCACCGCTCTGTCAAATCCACGATAGCGACGAGCAGGCAAGAGATTAGACAAGAGTATGTCGTGCCTACCGAGCAGCTGATCACTCAGCTTTCGCCACCGACGTGACCTGAATAGTCCTACCAGATCGGCGTTGAATCTTGTGCTCTCTCCCGACAGCACATCGCCTCCGATCCCATCGAACACAACGCTCGCCCGCCCGTCAAGATAGTTCACCATCGGAAGGTACCAAGCATGCTCAATGCTACAAAATGAAGTCATGACATTCTTTGTCAGCTCCAGCCCAAGCCGAGAAGGCGTTCTAGGAAGGATCACATGCTCCACGCCCAACTCACGGGAAACGAAACGCGCAATCTCGATATCAGGGTGATTCGAAGGAGGGAATCCCCACACGGTAACGGTAAACTTGGGGCAATACCCAGCTCGGCACAGTTCGAGCAGAATATGCCTGCTGTCCCTTCCACCGCTCAGCGGAATGGCGAAATCCGCGACCGACGGGAGTCTCACGCGTATAACTTCTCGAAAGAGCTCAATGTAACGATCGATCGTCTCATCCCAACTCATTGTGCGCGATGCCGGCATGTTCCACCCTCCGCGCACCTCCAAGCATCCACCCTGCCACCTAAGGTGTGCATTCGGAGGCAGCGCCCGTATCGCCTTGAAGGGGGTGTCTTCAGCGAGAAAGAATCCTAGTCGCAGAAAGACTGCCAAAGCTTCCTCATCTAACTCCGTAGACGCACCTACCTCCACAAGTTTGACGAGTGAAGGCGAGAT includes these proteins:
- a CDS encoding sugar transferase — its product is MVDVFVATLLLLLSSPFLLLAALAIKLTSPGPALYRWPVVGQGGRPLRAYKFRTMVVGADEMKRHLMDRNEATGPVFKMRDDPRVTPLGRFLRKYSLDELPQLWSVVKGDMSLVGPRPVLTYEWEQFEERHRRKLSTKPGMICLWHLRGQPRDFEEWVRLDLEYIDNWSLWLDLRILAGGILYLITGKNY
- a CDS encoding NAD-dependent epimerase/dehydratase family protein is translated as MKVLVTGGAGFIGSHTVDLLLQRGYSVRILDALLPPVHTPGHLPEYVPVGEVDFVQGDVRNRADWERALDGVEAVFHLAAYQDYLPDFSRFFHTNTVSTALLYELIVERRLPVRKVVVASSQAVYGEGKYRCKAAVSGGAAGDTHGVYFPPPRAEEQLRRGDWEVHCPQCGAPMEPQWTDEAVVNPHNQYAISKYTQEMVALNLGRRYNIPTVCMRYSIVQGPRQAFRNAYSGALRVFVQRLLHGRPPVCYEDGQQLRDYVAVQDVARANIHVLEDPRADFQVLNVGGDRRISVLEYARLVSQRARVELSPHVPGLYRFGDTRHIFSDVGKLRALGWEPLVPLERVVDEYIAWAQDQADFRDYSEEAEARMRALGVLRPAGRSVT